The following is a genomic window from Triticum urartu cultivar G1812 unplaced genomic scaffold, Tu2.1 TuUngrouped_contig_5245, whole genome shotgun sequence.
GCACATGAGCCGGCTATGAATGTTTTCTTTCTTTGGGACCGCCTAAACATCACACGACTCAAAAAACTATATCAACTTTAGTCGATTATATCCGAACCGtaggatgtcaatccaacggtcctGTTCCGAGCAATGTTTATCTTCCTCATCGCAATCCATCTCCTTTCCCGCCTAGATGCCTTCTGCCTTCTCCTCGCCTTTGCCGCCCTTGGCCATCATCGTCGAACAAACAACACTCTTGCTCGTTCCACAAGACCTCACCGAGTACGCCATGGTCAACTGGGATGTTGTCAAAATGGTACGACCCATGCTAAATTCTCAGGCAACTTAGAGCAACTTCAATGGAGCGACTCATTTTGTCCACATGCGTCCGTTTGGGTCGACGCAGACAAAAATGGAGGCCCAACGCGCCGACACAAACCCAAATCTCGTCAGCCTGGCGTCCACGCCGACCCATTTCCGGCCCAAAATTGCGCCTGGAATGCATCGGCGCGGACGCGAAGCGGACGCGCCACGCGTCTCCTCGGCTTCCGCCGCGTCTCCACTTGTAGGCCACCTAACTACCGCCCGTTGTCTAATTTATGACGACCACCAATAGCGGGCTCACTAGTCAGCCAGTTGAAGCGTCCTTTTTTAACCATACGTGCGGTGGGGGGCGGCCTCATCCACTTTCGTCCACATCTAGCCCCCACCACCCCCTCGTGCTTCCTCGCTAGTGACACCAAACCCTAGCAAGCAATAGGCCTCTTCGGCATCAGCAGTGTCAAGGTAAGGGAAAGGCCAATGATGTCTAGGACAGCGTGCGGGCGCAGtattttttttatgttttaattaattttaattaggTTTAAGTGGACTTTGGCCAGCAGTTGACCGGTCACTTATGTTTAATTATGTTTATTTCTGCGATTTTTTTCTACACCGGCACATTTGGGTCCATCTCCTTGTTGGACGGTCAAGCCGACCCATTTGAGAGTCTGGCTGACCCAAATGAACGAAAAGCGGATAAAGCGCGCGTCTGTTTGGGTCGTGATTACTCTTAGAAATAGCCAACCCGTTTTTCTTTACATCATTCATGTACTTGGAGTTGGAGGTGATGAACGTCTTTTTCCTGAGAAAACCCAAATACGGCGTGGTCACCGCTCTCCGGCCCCACAAGACAGCCGCCGCAGCGCAGCAAGCGGCGCGTGGGCCCATGTGATCCGGAAGGAAGCTTCCGCGAAGCAGCGACGGCTCTCTGCTCTGGCTCAAAACCCGCCCATGTCCGTCCGCTCTCCCAGCAGCACCAGAGTACCATCCACCACCGGCATGTCCGCGCCAGATCCGATCGACGATCCGGCCCCCGAGCCGCCGCCGGCGATGGACGCCGCGCTCCCGGCCGCCGTCGTCGCCACCATCCTCTCCCGCCTCGACGTCcgctccctcctcctcgcctcCGCCGTCTGCCGCTGCTTCCGCTCCTGCGCCTCCCACGCCCTCTCCTTCCTCCCCGCCTTCCACCTCCTCGTCAGTGCCTTCGCCTCCGCGCATCCCGTCGCCACCGCCGACCGTCCGACCGCGGCTGACTGACTTACGTCTCGTGTTTGTGTGCATGTTGGCTGGACCAGGAGGTGGTGCTGACGCACAACCTGCTCCGCCCGCTGCTGCCGCGCAACCCGGCCCTGCGGAGCCTCCGGCTGGACGCCGCGCGGCTCGACGACGACGCCGTCGACTGCCTCGCCCGCCCCGGCCTGCACGAGCTCACCCTCCGCAACTGCAACAACATCAGCGGCCGCCTGCTCCGCGAGCTCAGCGCCACCTGCCCGGATCTCAGGTATTAACCCCGCTGCACACGCCCCTGTATGCATATCACAAATCGCTTGTGTATGGCAAATTATGTTTGGCTCTGTTGTGCAGTGTGAAGTTGACCTTCAGAAATAAGTATATCTTCTTTTGCTTGGATGCAGGGTGCTGTCTCTGAACTCACTTGCTGATCGGAGGGGCTTGGCCATGACATTCTCTGATCTGAGGGCGTTGCTCGATGGATGTTCCAGTTTGGAGGTAGGTCCGGGTCGGTTTGATCTCAGATTTGATTTTGTACAATCATCATCTCCTTTGACTGAACAGCACCGTGCAGGCCCATTTTGGAGCATTTAATAGTGAATGATGCTATTGCTATCAACTTCTAATTGACTTACATTGCATGATCTTCTGACTAATATACAACACACTAGCTGAAGTCAATGCTGAGGCCTTGAGAGTTTATGCTTAAACAGTTGTGTGATTTACTTTGAGATTGGAGTACCTTTATCGGTATGTAATTGAACTGACAACTTACATACTTTTTATTTGCAGACTCTCCGCTTGGCATTTGATCTCTCAAAGTTCGATAACCCCAGTTTCAGCCATGTGTGGTCATCTGCTTCTGAAGGCCTGTTCTCTCTTGAAATGGGTTTTATTCCATTGCAAATGTTACTTGCACTTCTGGCTGTGGCTATTGAGTCGCGACAACGCATTGGTTATGTCAAGGCACCTGTCTTTTTTCCTAGCCTTCAGAAGTTGCGCCTCACAGTTGAGTTCATCACCGACCATTTGATTGGGTCCATATCAACAGCACTTCCATTACTGACACATCTGGACCTTCAGGATTCACCAATTATGGAACCTGAATCTGCAACTGCAACAGATCTCACAGATGCTGGCCTTCAGCAGATCAATCCGAAGGGTAAGTTGAAGCATTTATCTCTAATTAGAAGCCAGGAGTTCATATACACGTCTTTCCGCCATGTAAATGACCTGGGAATTCTGCTAATGTCCGAGAAGTGCACAAATCTGGAGAGTATCTGTCTTGGTGGTTTCTCCCGTGTAACGGACACCGGGTTTAGGGCTATCATACACTCTTGTCCAGGTCTTCATAAGCTTAAGGTGACTAATGGAAGCCATCTCACTGATCTTGTTTTCCATGACATTGTTGCCACCTCCCTTTGCCTAACACATGTGAGTCTGAGATGGTGTACTCTACTAACTGATGCTGGGATTGAGAGGCTGTCATTCAACAAGGGTCTCAATGTTTTGGATCTTAAAGATTGCAAGAGTCTGGGTGATGAAGCTGTAAGAGCTCTGAGCTGCCTTCCCAGGCTGCGGAAATTGGTGTTGGATGGAACCATGATCACTAATCAAGCAATGGAGTATCTGGGCGTTGGAGTATGCCCGCTAGCTTCATTATCTCTGAGGGGCTGCTATAAGCTAACAAATGATTGCATACCCTTGCTGTTTGCTGGTTCTGTTAAAGAGAGCCTACATGCATTGGATCTCTCAAGAATCCCAAGTCTCACCGACGACGCTATCATGGTGATAGTGCGGACCCGAACTCCTCTTACTGAGCTGCGGCTGCGAGAGAATCCAGAAATAGGGGATGCTTCTGTCAAGGCTCTTGCATCCATGCAATTCGAGGGGGTAACTCGCGGCAGCACCTTGCAGCTGCTGGATCTCTACGACTGCGGTGGGATCACATTACTTGCAATGAAGTGGTTTAAGAAACCACTCTTCCCAAGACTGCGATGGCTCGGGCTAAAAGGCAGCTTGAACAGGATCATGGTCGACGCCCTGGTTCTAACCCGCCCTTTCTTGCGTCTAGCATGTGGCGGCGAGGAACTGGGGACACCATACCGGGACACATCCGGCGAGTGGTGTCGGCACGAGGACGATGATTCCGAAGATCTTGAGCCCTGGCACTTGGACGGTGAGGCAGTATCTGATGCCGAAACCGTCAACGAGTAATGCAGCAACTTGGCTCTATGCTGCCGTGTGCCATGTTTGCTTGCCCCAGAATGATCGAAACAGCTCTCATCAGTCATGTGTTGGTCTCTTGTTGTATTACCGGATAAGCTATATTTTCTTGCTGTTATCTTTCCTCATGTGCCCGTTCCGTGTGCATATGGCAACCTGTCTGTTGTTACATCACACTATGTATGTTGTATCCAGATTCTGGACGTTATTTATGGAAATATTTGTTCTCTCACATGTTGATGAacctactccctctgttccagaatataagacgtttttgcaagcTATACATCGCGTTATGTACATGTCGTATCCAGATTCTGGACTGTTATTTATGGAAATATTTGTTCTTTCACATGTTGATGTGGTTCTTTCATACCTACTCCCTCTGTCTtataatataagacgtttttgcaagcTTTTCTCGACGCAAGCCTTTGTCCGGCCGATTTGCTGAGCTTTCTATTGATTTTTCTTGGCTTTGCCTATAGCTTTTATTTTTATCATCAGGTGGATATATTCATATGTTGTATATACAGTGTAAGTTAATCTTCCTGCTGCCATCCTCCAAATGAGCACCCTCATAAAGTGAAATAAATCCATCATCCTAAGCTAAATTGCAGTATTGTACCCCTTGTCCCAAAATAAGTAtctcaactttatactaactcTAGCACAAAGTTATACCAGATGTGAGATACGTACTTGTTTTTGAGACGGAGAGTATATA
Proteins encoded in this region:
- the LOC125528966 gene encoding F-box/LRR-repeat protein 10 isoform X1, whose product is MSVRSPSSTRVPSTTGMSAPDPIDDPAPEPPPAMDAALPAAVVATILSRLDVRSLLLASAVCRCFRSCASHALSFLPAFHLLEVVLTHNLLRPLLPRNPALRSLRLDAARLDDDAVDCLARPGLHELTLRNCNNISGRLLRELSATCPDLRVLSLNSLADRRGLAMTFSDLRALLDGCSSLETLRLAFDLSKFDNPSFSHVWSSASEGLFSLEMGFIPLQMLLALLAVAIESRQRIGYVKAPVFFPSLQKLRLTVEFITDHLIGSISTALPLLTHLDLQDSPIMEPESATATDLTDAGLQQINPKGKLKHLSLIRSQEFIYTSFRHVNDLGILLMSEKCTNLESICLGGFSRVTDTGFRAIIHSCPGLHKLKVTNGSHLTDLVFHDIVATSLCLTHVSLRWCTLLTDAGIERLSFNKGLNVLDLKDCKSLGDEAVRALSCLPRLRKLVLDGTMITNQAMEYLGVGVCPLASLSLRGCYKLTNDCIPLLFAGSVKESLHALDLSRIPSLTDDAIMVIVRTRTPLTELRLRENPEIGDASVKALASMQFEGVTRGSTLQLLDLYDCGGITLLAMKWFKKPLFPRLRWLGLKGSLNRIMVDALVLTRPFLRLACGGEELGTPYRDTSGEWCRHEDDDSEDLEPWHLDGEAVSDAETVNE
- the LOC125528966 gene encoding F-box/LRR-repeat protein 10 isoform X2; amino-acid sequence: MSVRSPSSTRVPSTTGMSAPDPIDDPAPEPPPAMDAALPAAVVATILSRLDVRSLLLASAVCRCFRSCASHALSFLPAFHLLEVVLTHNLLRPLLPRNPALRSLRLDAARLDDDAVDCLARPGLHELTLRNCNNISGRLLRELSATCPDLRVLSLNSLADRRGLAMTFSDLRALLDGCSSLETLRLAFDLSKFDNPSFSHVWSSASEGLFSLEMGFIPLQMLLALLAVAIESRQRIGYVKAPVFFPSLQKLRLTDSPIMEPESATATDLTDAGLQQINPKGKLKHLSLIRSQEFIYTSFRHVNDLGILLMSEKCTNLESICLGGFSRVTDTGFRAIIHSCPGLHKLKVTNGSHLTDLVFHDIVATSLCLTHVSLRWCTLLTDAGIERLSFNKGLNVLDLKDCKSLGDEAVRALSCLPRLRKLVLDGTMITNQAMEYLGVGVCPLASLSLRGCYKLTNDCIPLLFAGSVKESLHALDLSRIPSLTDDAIMVIVRTRTPLTELRLRENPEIGDASVKALASMQFEGVTRGSTLQLLDLYDCGGITLLAMKWFKKPLFPRLRWLGLKGSLNRIMVDALVLTRPFLRLACGGEELGTPYRDTSGEWCRHEDDDSEDLEPWHLDGEAVSDAETVNE